The following coding sequences are from one Ornithodoros turicata isolate Travis chromosome 1, ASM3712646v1, whole genome shotgun sequence window:
- the LOC135399442 gene encoding uncharacterized protein LOC135399442, protein MTATIPSSRILCIAAFLTLRRPVSARPSLWASADAYQLPAGALLVLADITTSFECNRPGYYADIDNGCKLFHICHTVHAPDAEPDLHQYSFFCGNQTVFDQFSLTCARPGDALPCEYASDLLYLNERLGRENVALHEDNDVVLRQNKASKMGTSRRYFAQRKTASAIQIRFNDVR, encoded by the exons ATGACTGCGACCATACCCAGCAGTCGGATACTCTGCATTGCAG CTTTCCTCACACTCCGTCGGCCAGTTTCAGCACGGCCGTCACTCTGG GCAAGCGCGGATGCATACCAACTTCCGGCAGGCGCTTTGCTGGTCCTTGCAGACATCACAACGTCGTTTGAGTGCAACAGACCCGGTTACTACGCGGACATCGACAATGGATGCAAACTATTCCACATATGTCATACAGTCCACGCACCGGACGCCGAGCCGGACCTGCACCAGTACAGCTTCTTCTGCGGGAACCAGACTGTCTTTGACCAGTTCTCGCTCACATGTGCTCGCCCTGGAGACGCTCTGCCATGCGAATACGCCTCAGATCTTCTCTACCTGAACGAACGCCTCGGCCGCGAAAACGTGGCGTTGCACGAAGACAATGACGTCGTACTCCGTCAAAACAAGGCGTCTAAAATGGGAACCAGCAGGCGCTACTTTGCGCAACGTAAAACTGCTTCTGCCATCCAGATCAGATTTAATGACGTTAGATGA
- the LOC135398196 gene encoding uncharacterized protein LOC135398196, which yields MATKVELERLQEQLKSQTSEIHLLRSELAIAQAENQELEQVTPFGIAKFKGDDDDIQFYTGLPSYGHFCALLSFLDPGENGKNIIRNEGTRRSEQSGRPQKVSVENQLFLVLVKLRLGLFHKHLGTLFGISISTVSRIFSTWIDFMYLQLAQLPLWLSREAVDEAMPPDFSEKYPSTRVILDATEVKCDVPTSFVTQSGLYSHYKSAHTFKGLVGIAPNGLLTFVSELFTGCTSDKECVIKSGFLELPFEPGDSVMADKGFKIDDLLQSKGVGLNIPPFLRKDQFTPEEVQETQNIAALRIHVERRIQRIKGFHIFDRSIPISLAPLANQVWTVCAILTNFQSPLMKDCCD from the coding sequence ATGGCAACTAAAGTGGAACTTGAACGACTTCAAGAGCAGCTGAAAAGCCAAACCAGTGAAATACACTTGCTTCGCTCTGAGCTTGCGATAGCACAGGCTGAAAACCAAGAGCTCGAACAGGTGACACCCTTCGGAATTGCCAAGTTTAagggcgacgacgacgacatccAGTTCTACACAGGCCTTCCAAGTTACGGCCACTTCTGTGCTCTTCTGAGTTTCCTTGATCCAGGAGAAAATGGAAAGAATATTATAAGAAATGAAGGTACCAGACGTAGTGAACAGAGTGGCCGTCCACAAAAGGTCAGCGTGGAAAACCAGCTCTTTCTAGTGCTCGTGAAGCTGCGGCTTGGTCTGTTTCACAAGCACCTTGGAACCCTGTTTGGCATTTCTATCAGCACAGTGTCAAGAATATTTTCAACATGGATAGATTTTATGTACTTGCAGCTGGCGCAATTACCACTGTGGTTATCACGAGAGGCTGTGGACGAAGCAATGCCACCTGACTTTAGTGAGAAATACCCTTCGACACGTGTCATTCTGGACGCCACAGAAGTTAAATGTGATGTGCCAACCTCATTTGTAACGCAGTCTGGCCTGTACTCTCACTACAAGTCAGCGCACACGTTCAAAGGACTTGTCGGTATCGCCCCAAACGGACTGCTCACCTTTGTGTCCGAACTCTTTACAGGATGCACCTCTGACAAGGAATGCGTGATAAAAAGTGGATTCTTAGAACTGCCATTCGAGCCAGGGGACTCCGTAATGGCAGATAAAGGATTCAAGATCGATGACCTGCTCCAGAGCAAAGGTGTGGGACTCAACATTCCACCTTTTCTCAGAAAAGACCAATTCACCCCAGAAGAAGTGCAGGAAACACAGAATATTGCTGCACTTAGAATACACGTAGAAAGAAGGATTCAACGAATTAAGGGATTTCATATATTTGATCGCTCTATTCCCATATCATTAGCACCTTTGGCAAACCAGGTGTGGACTGTCTGTGCGATACTTACAAACTTCCAGTCGCCACTTATGAAAGACTGTTGTGACTAG